From the Elaeis guineensis isolate ETL-2024a chromosome 16, EG11, whole genome shotgun sequence genome, the window ttgaaatttatgcatacaCAACCCTTGGAAAGCTTTGATGCAGACTCAGTTCTACCTGTACTGCATTTCTGACTCATAATTATAGTGCAAACAGGAAACAAAATAACTCATCTAGAGCCAACAGAATAATACTATTGAATATTGATACATCATTCAGCAAATAACATAACTTCTTGAAacataaactgaaaaaaaaaaggggtaccTTATCATTGTAACTTAGCAAACCAACAACTGGAGAAGCTATGCAGCTAAGGCCATCAGATGCATTGGAGGAGAAACTTCGATGAACAAAATGACCAAGAGAGTGATAAGTTAAAAATGCAGCATGAAAATTTCCATCAGGTATACGATATATAGGATACCATGCGACAGAATACCTGAAACTCAATGTTGGAATTATCAATTAAATTGTGATGGAGAAGAAAATCCATAAGTGAAGAAATGCTGAAACACCAATCTAATTAAAACTTGTCACcagaacaaagcaaagaatatTAGAATATTATGAACCAACCATGAAGCAGGGTGAAGATCATGCAAGTTGATGTTTTCCAGCATCAGTGGATCTCCAAATGCCCGGCAATTAGACACTGAGCCACCACCAATCAGCTCCTTTATCCTAATTTGGATTATAGAAAGATCTCGAtaagacaattttttttttcaaaaaaatgtatAGAAAATGACAGAAATTTCCCATCGTAAGAGGACCCATAAAACAATCCACCAAAAATATACTTGCATGAAAACCAATTGGCCAACCAAAAAGAGAATATGGTAAATCTACAAAATTTCATCGTTGATGCCACAATAGATTGTGACAGGGAGTTCAAAATTCCAATTCAATTTAACAGTCAAAGCAGGACATATAAACTGCTCTGTCCaatgaaatgctatttttttttctgGAAGTTAATGTAGTGCATGATTATGGCATATCACAAGGATACATAGATTTATGAAAAGTGGGGGAATTAATCATGTCATCTGAAAATGCTTGCACCGATACCATCATAAAAATGATTTCAACAAAAAAATGTAATATTCTAACTCCTTATTTGCATTTTATAAGTTTGTAATCAAGTTTGTGTGCATGGTAAGTTAAGCATGCTGAATGGTCTGGTAGTCAGCTCTTCTCAGTTTCACCATCAACAGAACTTGTTCATCATTACAAACCCTAAACACTCTCCATTTCCATTTCCAAGGTTGTTTGCATATTTTACAGGcattagaaaatgaaaaaaaaaatatagcaggAAAAATCTGCATGCAAGAAAAAGAACCTCTCAATGTATGTGTAACAGATAAAATGCACACAGTTAACAGCATAGTTTCAGGTGCTGGTGCCAGTTGGTGTGCCAGCCACCAGCTCCCAGACCAGCACACTTGCCATGCCTCTCCAAAGTagtaaatttagaaaaaataaattaattcctttttaactaaaaatattttaaaaataaattaacagGTGCTGCACTGACCTGTGACAGGTGCTTGGAAAGGCCCGGAATGTCACATGCAGGCTGACATTTGAAACATTGGTCTAGAGCAAGTATTTACTATTTAGTATCACATGTTGGTGGCATGCTGACCTAGCACTGGAATGGTACATATCTTGCCATGGCATTCTATGACTGCTTGTCACACACTAGCACAGCAGAATGCCACATACCAGTACATACCATTTATCGAGCTAGTGTCGCATGCCAGTAAGGCACTGGCATGATAAATATCATGCCCGTTGCATGCCAACTGGTGCTTAAAGCAAAGGCATAGAGAAGATTTGCATATTAGAACATCTTAAAGAACAAATTCTGCAATatcctatgaaaaaaaaatatagtttaagCTCTACACTAAAAGCATAGAATAACATATCATAAGGATATTATAATAAATGAAAACAAAATACATTGGCAAAATGAATCTCTCAGATCATAATATTTGTATGtcaaatgaaaaaaatgatgATATGCATCCACATAAACTACCCACAGAGGCAATCATGAAAGCTCAGTAAGATGTGTTGACTCCACTTCAGTGGCACAGTGATGAATTCCAAAAAAAAGGGCATTGGTGAAGCACATGGTGCCAGCAAAAGGGTAGTCAAATACTAGACTCTTTAGTGAAATAGTGCAGAAGCCAGAAAAAAAAGCAGAACCATAATTCTCATAGAGAAATTCTGCATCACATACTGACTTGAGCCAATTTTTATTCCAGTATTTACCCATAAAACAAAAAACGGTCATCAAGAGAAAAGAACTAACTTTTGAGATAACGGACGTCGCCATGGAGGTTGGTCAGATTCAAAGTATTCAAAAATGAGCTCCTCATCACCCACACATGTGCTCCTACTAGACTGATTGCAACATTCATCTTTGGCGAAAGAAGAAGAATCTGATGAGCATGTATCCCTTGCATTAAAAGGTTGCGGCAGTAGCATTGAGAGGATTGGGTGGGAGCATAAATTAGATGATGGAGTTTCTAGTGTCTTCTCCACCTCACAAGCTATTGCTGTTACTTCATTGGCACTGTCATTTCTGGTATTCCTGGATCTCCCAAATAATTGCACAGCAGAAAGATAAGGTACAAAATATGCACTGAATTCAGAATAACCATCACGCAACCTTTTTGAGTTGTGATACTCTTGTGCCTTTACTTCCAAACCAAAGCATGCAGGTTCTTCATACCACTGCCAGAGTCTTTTCAAAGATATATTAGGAATATGATGCAAACACAATGAGTCACTGATTAGTTTTTCTTTGAAGCATGTCCTGCAACTTCCAGTGGAATGTGTTTGACCAATAACTGGAGAGGCAGAATAAAGAAATCTCTCAATATCAGCTAGCGGACTGCCAGAGGCTAGGTGAGCACCTGCTGCAGTATGCAAGTTGTAGGCATCATGAACAGCCAGTAGTATCTTATCTAGATCAGTCTCAAATCTAGAAAAGCCCTCATTTGGCACCTCATGAGTTTGACAACTGGAAATAGGAAGCGCAACACCTGATTCTCCAGCTGCATAACAGTGGTTTCTTAATTTACTATTTACTTGATCTGCTTCAACAGAAGAAAAATCTTTATCTTCAGCTCTGGGACTTGAGCATGGAAACCGATCTCTAGTTAGAGTAAAGTACTGAGTAGTTGAAGTTGAAACCTCTGCATTGACGTGCCTTGATTCCAATTTATCAGGAACCAAATCTTCCACAATAGAGACATTCATATGATCTAAACGGCTCATATTGGACATGGTTGATTCTTTCCTTCCCACAGGGACCCACTTCTGCAATACAGATCCAGTACTACCATCTGGCTTGCTACATTCCTTATGTGAACTTTCTGCTACTAAGTTCAAGCAATGATTTTCTTCAGAATCTGTATGGCAAAGCTCTTCCTTCGAGTTCTTAGCACTACAGATATCGGAAGTCACTTCAATGTGCACTTGATCTGAAGAATCTGATGGTGATGCACCTACATCAATATAAGCAACTGGCAAACTAATATCACACACTGTGTTACAACTATTTCCTGATGATGTTACTTCCTCAATATAATTCTCTGGCTTCTGCTGTGACTCTCGGTGACCATGGTCGATTTTGTCAGCTGATGCAACCAAAAATTGTTGGAAATCAATGGTACAAGGTGATCTTAATCCACTGCTTATGTGTTTTTTATGATTCACCTGCGGCAAGATTGGCATTTCTTGATTTTGTGGAACATGATTTTTGGAAACCCTGTTCATATTAACTTTAGCTGCATGAGGTCCCTTCCTAGAATAGTGATTTTCCTGTTTAAAGGCTGAACTGGCTTTCTTTCGGATGCTATTCATTGAACTTCCATCTATCAATTCAGATGCTACTTCACTTGTACTGCCAATATTAGAGGTTACTTTGCACAAATCTGTTTTAACCACTTCATCTGAACAAGCATTCCTGCAGGTTTCTCCATGCTGGTTCTGTTTCAGCCCCACAGATGTGCCAGATCTAATCTTTATATTGGAATGTTTTAATGAAGTGTTATCCTGAGAAGACACAGCATTGACAGTCTCAGTTTCACAGATGAATGCCTCCATGTCAATCTTTTGGACCTTCTGCCAGACTGAATGATTATTTTCTTTTCCTGTGACACCACGAAATCTGTTTGGCACATTCTGACTTGCACCTCCACTCATTTTCCTTGTTCGCCTCCCCCGCTTTCCCGATATTATGGGATGGAAGTCATTGCTGCAATAGGCCTGGCTACTGCATGAAGCTCTTTCAACACTGTTACAAGAATTGACAACATCCATTGACCAGCAAGAGTTACCCATGCAACCATCATCTAACATCTCAGTATTTATATCATATAAATTTACAGTTGTGGTCTGACATGAAGTGTCAGAATTCCTGGAATCTGCAATCATTTCTCCTGAAGAATTAAGTCCACTTTCATCCTTGACGGATAACAGAGTTTCAACATCAATGCAGTTTTCACCGATATCACTATTCCAACCATTTAGATATGAATCTTGCACTGAAGTATCATAGGGATCCAAGGAAATGCTGGGAGAATTGTCGGAAAAATTGCAACTTTGTTTTGGATTAACATTTTTATTATTCTCATCAAAGGTGGAAAGAACTATTTCCGGTGTTTGAGTAGTGCTTAATGCATTATTCCTAGAAGCGGTACTATTGCAGCTGGATTCCTCACCAGCACGTTCCTGAGACAAAGATGCTACTTGGTCAGACTCATCCATACAATCGTGGTAAGACATACATGACACTGAAGTTGTTGAACATTCTGCGAATTCATGATTGTTCTCAGTACCATCCTTTCCCACAGGAGTATCCTCAATAGACAAACTTGTGGTAGTTGCGTTTTCAGATACAATATTTTCTGACAAGCCATCACCCAAACAAACCAGGTCACTGTTGGTTGTGGTATCAGAAACAGGACTGCATATGAGACTACAATCGCTGTAAGACGTACATGACAAAGTTGTTGAACAATCTGCCAATTCATGATTGTTTTCACTACCATCCTTTCCCACAGAAGTACCCTCAATAGACAAACTTGCAGAAGTTGCCTTCTCAGATACACTATTTTCTGACATTCCATCACCCAAACAAACCAGGTCACTGTTGTTTGTGGCATCAGAAACACAAGGACCACATATGCTTTGTTCATGTTGAATTTCTGATTTAGTGGAAATTTTTTTGCATGTGGCTCGTTTGTACTGTTTTCCCTTCTTTTTTCCCTtctttcttgaacttcttttcaCAGTCCTATCCCCTTTGGGAACAACTCCTCCAGAAGAGCTGCACATGGGAACTGGCTTTGCAGAATCTGTGAGTTCAAGCCGATTGATCTTCTGTTCTTTTGGCAGGTCAAGCTGGAAAATAATTGTTGGCGACGGTGATAAAGAGACAAGACCATCCATGTCTGATGAAGCTCCAGATCCCACATGGTTTTTCCAGTCAACCCCTTGCAAGGGTGGTAAAAAAGGTGCCAATTTCCAGTATGCATCAAGTTCAAGGGAAAACAGTGTGAATATAATCCACCTGGCATATAAGAATAGGAAAACAAATGAGCAGAGGGCACTTCATTGGCAACAGAGGATAAAAGTCAGAAATCACATTGGACATTTAAAATGAATTGGCTACATTATCATTTGCAGATGACAAACCAGCTATTTGATCACTTGCAAAAACATTGAACTTCAAATAACAATTtaaataagaggaagaaagataCAATCAAGAATCCTCTGTCCTTTCAGAGTGTGATTATTAACTTATTGCACATTGGGAACAGGGTGGCAATCCTTGACTGTCTAACCTGCTTAAGTTGTTTCAACTTGTTGCAGATCGGGTTAGATGAGCTGTTTAATAAAATAGTTAGGTGTGGACATGAATTtttgacctgtttaataaacatgtCAGGTTCAGGTTGATGGGTTGTTATATATCTTGCATCCGACCTGCACGTATCTTGTCAGACCCGACTTGATTGCCAACCCTATTTGGGGAGTGTCATATCTAGTGATAATGCACGAAGAAAGAAGCAGGTGATCCAAATAAAGACATGCAAATGCCACACAAtatcaaaagatataaaaaataataaggtGGATCAGTGATGGTCCTGACAACAGATAACATTCAAGATATACAGCAGAATGAAAGTTTGTTATGCTGCCCAGCGTCAAAGGCAAGGAACAACCTCCACTTAAACATATGTAAAACATGAAATAAAGGTGGATCAACAATGCTCACAACAACAGATAACATTCAGAACAAATAGCAGAACAAAAGTTTGTTTTGCTGCTTATTGTCAAAGGCAAGGAACTGCCTCCACTTAAGCCTACATAAACCATGAAATTAGTATAAATCGTGCTATTAGTTGATCATATAGAATCAACAAAGAGTACCTCTGCTCAGAATTCCTCAAGACAAGTCCAGGTACTTCACACTCCTGAATAAAGATATGAAATGTATTATCAGCAACTACCAAATCTCAAGTCAGCAACCAAAAAGTGAATAATTTAGAATTTTCAtgcgcaaaagaaaaaaaaaaaatagaaaaacagtATGCGTTAAAAAATGACTAACCTTTGGAGAAAACTTGTAGTTGCTATGATCTAATGCTCTTTTGAATAAAGTGCGACTTCTTCGATCTGCAACCCTTGTGGCATTGCTATTGCTCCTTGTGTGGCCACAAGCCATCCTTAGTTGTGCCTGTCTATGCATAAATGAGTAACGAAATACATAAAAATCAAAGGGCAACAACAGAAAAGATGCTATTCCCAATTGGAAGTACCACCAACTACCAGCAATCTAATTTTGAATAAGTCAAAAGGGAGTTCAATGTTTTAAAGGGAGGAAAACATCATGTTACATGTGATTTTCTAAGTAAGCAGACTGTATCCGCTAATAGGGTATGTGGATCATTATGCAGAACCACAGTGACCATGCTAAACCGAAGATGGAAGTAGTAGAGTTTTGAACAGCAATGCTAACTTATTATCCAGAAACTGTATGTTTAGTCATATGCAATGCTCATCTAACAATGGAAAAACGGCGCTATGGACCCAAGTCATACACTTTTGAACATATGAACACAAACAAGGGGCAAACAAGAAAATACGTTATAATTGGTGGATGGTAGCTGGTTATGCAATaagctgatcaaatcaggatccaAGAGACTGGATTTAAAGTCTCATTACATCAGATTTGCATCCATGACATCCAAAATATGGCACTTGGTAACCATAAAATAAATGCATATACTTTACATAGCACATATAAGTAGAAGTTTACATGAACATGTTTCTCATGTCATAATTCTAATCTTGAAATTTGCCTTTAAATCATTTGACTTCCTCTATACATACATGTTAACCATAACTATAACAGTCAAGCCTTATCTTAACTATTTTGAGCTAAATCCTTTCTCATGAATTATTCCTACTTAGGGCGATCTTTGTTGTTGCAAAGTTTTTCAAATCCTCTCACACAACTTCCATTCATGGTATCCCGGTCCTCCGCTTCTCTACATAAATCCTTCAACAAAGATTCAAGCACCTCTACTTGAAGTAGACCCCACAGGTTTTCATTGTACACACCCATATTATCTTACTCAACTCTCACCCAATATTTGCAACTCCCAGTACTATCCTTCCTAGTTTTACCGTGCATCCATCTCCATATCCTACTTATGTTGCATTCACCTTTTGTCCTTGGACTCTCCTTATTGCCCAATATTGGAAGTCATACAACATTGTGTGTCTCACTATCATTTCATAGGATTCTCCCTCATGTCATGACATTATGCATAGAAACCCAAAAACACCTCTCTGCTTCAGAGCCTAGATCTAATTCTGTTTcatctatctccatctatctgtTTTCCCTGAAACAAAATGCAAAGATAAATTCTGAATGAATATCAGCATGTTCCTCGATAAATTCCAATGGCTATTTGAACCATCCTCCTAATAGTTCTAAACTTAAAATAGCAACATGTTTAGCAGATTACTGCATCATCTACTAGCACATTTTTACTCTCTATAGCTAGTACTGGACAAGGTCACATGTCAGAATTGGTCAACCATAACTCAATCTTAGAAAAGATTATCACATAACCTCATAGACatgtgcacaaaaaaaaaaagatttgcagTATTTATGCATTTACTCTTCCACTTCCACATTAGAATCTCTTATAATCACGGTATTCCGTACAAGTCCGAACCGACTAATATACCCCGTACCGTACCGTACCAATTGGGAACTGATCTGATTCAGACCAGATTTTTGGAAAATGATCTGAACTGAACCGAACCAGTTGGTTCGGTACAATATCGGCCCGAACCATCCAATATCGGGCGGTTTGGTCCGGTTCGGTATAGTTTGGGGCCGATTCGGTccggttttcttttttttttttgtgtgtgatgtTGGATGGgatgttttttgattttttaatgtcCGATATGATACAGTACCATATCAGTCGGCAACCGGCATGGGTTCCGATACTGAGTCCGTGAACCTTGCTTACAATTCTTAATCCTAACCACCAATACATATCCTATCAAAATGAGTCAGCTTCATGGATCAAGGAATCATATAATTTATGACTCGCCTGATTACAGCAACACCCTTATGGTAAGTAGCAAGGGGGAGAGAAGATATTCTGCACCTCATTTGAACCTACCCAATCAGATGATACTGGACTCACATAGTCTACAAATTTACTTTAGCGTCTACCATCTGCCAGCTCAACTTACGACTTTCATAGTTATAACCTTTTGATGAACTCCTGAGTCCTGAACATGCCTCAGCTCCAAGTCCTCAATTTGACATGCAAGAACCATGCAATGTGTCCTCATCGCCATGTTTGCTCGTAATGCTACTGTGCTATCATATAACAACGCTAACTGGCTACAGAAATCCCTTGCCACTCACATGATTCATATGAAAAGAAGACCTGACAAGAGGATACTTCTTTTTAAGCAACAGTACTGTTAACTATAttcaaaaaaggaaaaataaaagaagggcggggggggggggggtgtaccGCTGGGGCTAACCAGAAAGGCATGGAACAAAATTGTAGAACCTGACAGCAGAAATAACCTTGACACACATGAAAAATTTAAGAGCTAACAAAAGCAGAAGGGGCAAAAGTAACAGAAAAATTCTCAACAAGAGTACCACGTGGCCATTGAAGTAAGGCATAAGTTCCAAAACCGGCATCCCCACGAAATCAGAGCCATATATCCCCATAATCCATCTATCCCATTCTCACAATTCGATAGATGCAACTTCAAACCAGTCCAAAGAAAATGAGAGATCAAAAGAAAAtggattcttcaatccaaagaaaATAAGAGATCCAAAGAACATGGATTCTTCCATCCATAACAAGGCACTCCGAAGGGGGAAACGCTTATATACACCCTTATACTAATTCCTTCATAAAATCGACCCCCATGCTCCCAAATTCAGAACATGCATGAAAATAGAAAGAACAAAAAGCCTAAACTCTTTGAGAACCTCTTTTCGCTTAATCTTTTATGCATGCGTCGTCTAAACGTCCTTGTTCTGAAGCAAAATCTCGTCTTTTGAAGAATTCCACACTTGGGAACCGTAATAGAGACAAACGAGAAAAGGAGACGCACCGCCATATCAAACCAAGACCTCCAAAAACCAAAATAAAATAAcaattcaaatcaaaaaaatcatttcCACCAAAAATACTATGTTAGCCTccactaaattttaaaaaaaatgcccACATCATGATCACTAAAAAAGATATAAGAATAGAAAGAAATAAGCTTACAGAGTTAAAACTTCACAACGATAGGCAAAATCATACTAGAACCAAGAAAAATTCTCCTAGCAATAGAGCATACTACTGAACGAAAATCCAAAAAACTaaattttaatctatatattaaaaaaaaaaaacactccgATCAAAGAAGAAACAGGGGAAATAATTCCAACAACAAATTGGGGCTGGAAGATTTTACTAACAACAGTAACAATCGGAATAGGGGAGTCAATCCATGGACATCGAGGAGAAGAAATCTCTTGACCCTTTGGACTCGGAGGGCAGCTATGCTAAAAATAGGAGCCGCTCAAGGATCGCAGAATCCTCGGCAAAACCCCTATATATTTCCGGAAagatagagaaagagaggagaccttGGCGAGCGAGCCAAGCTGCGGCTCTCCTAAATCCGTGCGCGATTCTCTTCTATCTTTCTTCCGATTTTTCTCGCCCTTGGCCCCCTTTTTTTGGGTTTTTCTCCGACGGCTTCGCCTCCAGAATGCTAATTTCGGCGATCGGAAGAGCGTATGTGCGACAATAACGAGAGATGAAGTCGGAATGCCGGagagatttaattttataaataaactccCTGACTCCGAGGAAAATCCTCTTACGTAGCACAGGGTGGGTGGAGAGATTAAAAAGGGGGTAAGCATATATcaacgaagaaaaaaaaaaaaaaaattggggaaGAGTTTTGAGGGCGGGGGTGTGGGCTCTGTGAGATCCTGCATGAGGATTAGATCCGCTGCAATATGGAAAGTTCTACTTGCAATGCGGGAAATTGAAGTACTCGGTGGCTTCAAGAGTCGTGCGGCTAAGTAACGCGGAAATCATGGATCTGAGCGACCTTTATTAAGGTACACTTGTAACTCAGTGGGAGGCAGCGGTTTGTTGTTTCCTCTGTGTGGAGAATGTGGTCTGTGGCAGCGATGCTTTTGCGGTTACTTTGATGCCGTTGCTTGGAAAGGAAATCCTGGTCTAAAATACTAAAAAAGGCATGCCAAGAGCTTAGGTCTCGCATAAAGTTTTCCATACGAGTGCGTGACTAAAGACAGCAATTATATCCATCCATAGGAAATCTGAACTAATTCAAATTGACAAGATTCCATCCAATTTGATTAAAACCGAGACGGATATAGATTgtatataaaatattcaaaacTGATTTAGATTAAtatggataaaaatatattttattttaaatttaatcggatctaatctaaatcttacactttcaaaattataatttgtaTAATAAGATCCTTATCTAATctaatatgatctaatctaatctatttaatttaatCGATCTGAATTTACatcatctattttatttaattaaaaataattacaaaataaatataaatataattttttaaattataaaataaatataaataatgatcGATCTAAGTTATATTTGATCCATTACCATCCATAAATATAACCTAACTTTCCTGTTGGGAGATGATGGCTTGGTAGCGGGAATCAATGGCGGGTGAAATGCAAGCGGGAAGTACTGGAGTTGTGCGCGCGTATGGGTGAATTTATGCGGCCATGCGCATTCCGAAAAATAATGCCCATATCTTGCTGTCCGCCAGGGGTATCAATTTGTGGATGCACTTCTGGTACGGTGTTGAAACCGCAACTAATCCTCCAAAAAGAAGATTTATGACACAGGGTTAGTCCTtccaaactttctctcacatggcTGTCACAGTCTTACCCATTTCAGTGATTACTTTGCCACAAGCTTTGTTTTTATACAAATTatattttgagatatatttttaatagatcattatatttttttgtataaagtgcattaactaaaaaataaaatctaatcataTAAGAAACAATTAATGAATATGGGCCATCGAGAGGGTGGGATGATACAGtgacttttatttttttgtaatagATGGATCTAGATACATATATCTTCGGATAAATTGTGGCATCTAATctctatttaattatatatataaataatttattttttagttaagtttatTTTTCGATCTTGTTCTATTACATAGTTAAATGTTCCAAATCTTTTatacaagttaaaaaaaaaaattattttatcatgacactcccataccataatatttttatcattttgacctatataaaaaatttttaaaataataattaatttgttaattacataatttattgatttatagcgATCATGAAAGATCATAGAAGCATAAATTGTAAAGT encodes:
- the LOC105058950 gene encoding uncharacterized protein isoform X2, whose translation is MACGHTRSNSNATRVADRRSRTLFKRALDHSNYKFSPKECEVPGLVLRNSEQRWIIFTLFSLELDAYWKLAPFLPPLQGVDWKNHVGSGASSDMDGLVSLSPSPTIIFQLDLPKEQKINRLELTDSAKPVPMCSSSGGVVPKGDRTVKRSSRKKGKKKGKQYKRATCKKISTKSEIQHEQSICGPCVSDATNNSDLVCLGDGMSENSVSEKATSASLSIEGTSVGKDGSENNHELADCSTTLSCTSYSDCSLICSPVSDTTTNSDLVCLGDGLSENIVSENATTTSLSIEDTPVGKDGTENNHEFAECSTTSVSCMSYHDCMDESDQVASLSQERAGEESSCNSTASRNNALSTTQTPEIVLSTFDENNKNVNPKQSCNFSDNSPSISLDPYDTSVQDSYLNGWNSDIGENCIDVETLLSVKDESGLNSSGEMIADSRNSDTSCQTTTVNLYDINTEMLDDGCMGNSCWSMDVVNSCNSVERASCSSQAYCSNDFHPIISGKRGRRTRKMSGGASQNVPNRFRGVTGKENNHSVWQKVQKIDMEAFICETETVNAVSSQDNTSLKHSNIKIRSGTSVGLKQNQHGETCRNACSDEVVKTDLCKVTSNIGSTSEVASELIDGSSMNSIRKKASSAFKQENHYSRKGPHAAKVNMNRVSKNHVPQNQEMPILPQVNHKKHISSGLRSPCTIDFQQFLVASADKIDHGHRESQQKPENYIEEVTSSGNSCNTVCDISLPVAYIDVGASPSDSSDQVHIEVTSDICSAKNSKEELCHTDSEENHCLNLVAESSHKECSKPDGSTGSVLQKWVPVGRKESTMSNMSRLDHMNVSIVEDLVPDKLESRHVNAEVSTSTTQYFTLTRDRFPCSSPRAEDKDFSSVEADQVNSKLRNHCYAAGESGVALPISSCQTHEVPNEGFSRFETDLDKILLAVHDAYNLHTAAGAHLASGSPLADIERFLYSASPVIGQTHSTGSCRTCFKEKLISDSLCLHHIPNISLKRLWQWYEEPACFGLEVKAQEYHNSKRLRDGYSEFSAYFVPYLSAVQLFGRSRNTRNDSANEVTAIACEVEKTLETPSSNLCSHPILSMLLPQPFNARDTCSSDSSSFAKDECCNQSSRSTCVGDEELIFEYFESDQPPWRRPLSQKIKELIGGGSVSNCRAFGDPLMLENINLHDLHPASWYSVAWYPIYRIPDGNFHAAFLTYHSLGHFVHRSFSSNASDGLSCIASPVVGLLSYNDKGECWFKLKNPYLKVIQTEEAQCFNPSEILKERLRTLKQTATAMARASVSKGNRRSVNRHPDYEFFMSRSR
- the LOC105058950 gene encoding uncharacterized protein isoform X1, whose protein sequence is MLTPFLISPPTLCYVRGFSSESGSLFIKLNLSGIPTSSLVIVAHTLFRSPKLAFWRRSRRRKTQKKGAKGEKNRKKDRRESRTDLGEPQLGSLAKAQLRMACGHTRSNSNATRVADRRSRTLFKRALDHSNYKFSPKECEVPGLVLRNSEQRWIIFTLFSLELDAYWKLAPFLPPLQGVDWKNHVGSGASSDMDGLVSLSPSPTIIFQLDLPKEQKINRLELTDSAKPVPMCSSSGGVVPKGDRTVKRSSRKKGKKKGKQYKRATCKKISTKSEIQHEQSICGPCVSDATNNSDLVCLGDGMSENSVSEKATSASLSIEGTSVGKDGSENNHELADCSTTLSCTSYSDCSLICSPVSDTTTNSDLVCLGDGLSENIVSENATTTSLSIEDTPVGKDGTENNHEFAECSTTSVSCMSYHDCMDESDQVASLSQERAGEESSCNSTASRNNALSTTQTPEIVLSTFDENNKNVNPKQSCNFSDNSPSISLDPYDTSVQDSYLNGWNSDIGENCIDVETLLSVKDESGLNSSGEMIADSRNSDTSCQTTTVNLYDINTEMLDDGCMGNSCWSMDVVNSCNSVERASCSSQAYCSNDFHPIISGKRGRRTRKMSGGASQNVPNRFRGVTGKENNHSVWQKVQKIDMEAFICETETVNAVSSQDNTSLKHSNIKIRSGTSVGLKQNQHGETCRNACSDEVVKTDLCKVTSNIGSTSEVASELIDGSSMNSIRKKASSAFKQENHYSRKGPHAAKVNMNRVSKNHVPQNQEMPILPQVNHKKHISSGLRSPCTIDFQQFLVASADKIDHGHRESQQKPENYIEEVTSSGNSCNTVCDISLPVAYIDVGASPSDSSDQVHIEVTSDICSAKNSKEELCHTDSEENHCLNLVAESSHKECSKPDGSTGSVLQKWVPVGRKESTMSNMSRLDHMNVSIVEDLVPDKLESRHVNAEVSTSTTQYFTLTRDRFPCSSPRAEDKDFSSVEADQVNSKLRNHCYAAGESGVALPISSCQTHEVPNEGFSRFETDLDKILLAVHDAYNLHTAAGAHLASGSPLADIERFLYSASPVIGQTHSTGSCRTCFKEKLISDSLCLHHIPNISLKRLWQWYEEPACFGLEVKAQEYHNSKRLRDGYSEFSAYFVPYLSAVQLFGRSRNTRNDSANEVTAIACEVEKTLETPSSNLCSHPILSMLLPQPFNARDTCSSDSSSFAKDECCNQSSRSTCVGDEELIFEYFESDQPPWRRPLSQKIKELIGGGSVSNCRAFGDPLMLENINLHDLHPASWYSVAWYPIYRIPDGNFHAAFLTYHSLGHFVHRSFSSNASDGLSCIASPVVGLLSYNDKGECWFKLKNPYLKVIQTEEAQCFNPSEILKERLRTLKQTATAMARASVSKGNRRSVNRHPDYEFFMSRSR